The following are encoded together in the Streptomyces rapamycinicus NRRL 5491 genome:
- a CDS encoding RNA degradosome polyphosphate kinase: MSHTSGQASVSPQPQPNSQPSVGSIAAHRPHAVAAPGVRSLDPDLDADLDSYEEGTGPGTEGGELPQGRFLDRERSWLAFNERVLELAEDPSTPLLERANFLAIFASNLDEFFMVRVAGLKRRIATGVATRSASGLQPREVLELIWTRSRELMARHAACYQQDVAPALAEEGIHLVRWPDLTEKEQSRLFTLFRQQIFPVLTPLAVDPAHPFPYISGLSLNLAVVVRNPVSGHDHFARVKVPPSLSRFLEASPQRYVPLEDVIAAHLEALFPGMEVLAHHMFRVTRNEDLEVEEDDAENLLQALEKELLRRRFGPPVRLEVEESIDPYVLDLLVRELKVSDAEVYPLPGPLDLTGLFGIAALERPELKYPKFVAGTHRDLAEVESASPPDIFAALRERDVLLHHPYDSFSTSVQAFLEQAAADPDVLAIKQTLYRTSGKSPIVDALIDAAESGKQVLVLVEIKARFDEHANIKWARKLEEAGCHVVYGLLGLKTHCKLSLVVRQEGDTLTRYSHVGTGNYHPKTARLYEDLGLLTANSQVGADLSDLFNRLSGYSRRENYRRLLVAPKSLRDGLITRINKEITHQRAGRPAYVKIKVNSMVDEAVVDALYRASQAGVTVDVWVRGICALRPGVPGLSENIRVRSVLGRFLEHSRVFAFGNGGEPEVWIGSADMMHRNLDRRIEALVRVTDPGHRAALNRLLETGMADSTSSWHLGPDGEWTRRATDADGQPLRNVQEMLIDARRRRRGSTT, encoded by the coding sequence ATGAGCCACACAAGCGGTCAGGCATCGGTTTCCCCGCAGCCCCAGCCCAACTCACAGCCTTCGGTCGGGTCCATCGCGGCCCACCGGCCGCATGCTGTCGCCGCACCGGGGGTGCGGTCGCTCGACCCCGACCTCGACGCCGACCTGGACTCGTACGAGGAGGGCACCGGGCCGGGTACGGAGGGCGGCGAGCTGCCGCAGGGGCGGTTCCTGGACCGGGAGCGCAGCTGGCTCGCGTTCAACGAGCGGGTGCTGGAGCTGGCCGAGGACCCGTCCACCCCGCTGCTGGAGCGGGCCAACTTCCTGGCGATCTTCGCCAGCAATCTGGACGAGTTCTTCATGGTGCGGGTCGCCGGTCTCAAGCGGCGCATCGCCACCGGGGTCGCCACCCGCTCGGCCTCCGGGCTGCAGCCGCGCGAGGTGCTGGAGCTGATCTGGACCCGGTCCCGTGAGCTCATGGCCCGGCATGCCGCCTGCTACCAGCAGGACGTCGCCCCGGCGCTCGCGGAGGAGGGCATCCACCTGGTCCGCTGGCCGGATCTCACCGAGAAGGAGCAGTCCCGCCTCTTCACCCTCTTCCGGCAGCAGATCTTCCCCGTGCTGACGCCGCTCGCCGTGGACCCGGCGCACCCCTTCCCGTATATCTCGGGGCTGTCGCTCAATCTCGCGGTCGTGGTGCGCAACCCCGTCAGCGGGCATGATCACTTCGCACGTGTGAAGGTTCCGCCGTCGCTCTCGCGATTCCTGGAGGCGTCGCCGCAGCGGTACGTACCGCTGGAGGACGTGATCGCGGCGCATCTGGAGGCGCTGTTCCCGGGGATGGAGGTGCTCGCGCACCACATGTTCCGGGTCACCCGCAACGAGGACCTCGAGGTCGAGGAGGACGACGCCGAGAACCTCCTGCAAGCCCTGGAGAAGGAGCTGCTGCGCCGCCGCTTCGGGCCCCCGGTGCGGCTGGAGGTCGAGGAGTCCATCGACCCGTATGTGCTGGACCTGCTGGTGCGCGAGCTGAAGGTCTCGGACGCGGAGGTCTATCCGCTGCCCGGGCCGCTCGACCTCACCGGGCTGTTCGGGATAGCCGCGCTGGAGCGGCCGGAGCTGAAGTACCCCAAGTTCGTGGCCGGCACCCACCGGGACCTCGCCGAGGTGGAGTCCGCCTCCCCGCCCGACATATTCGCGGCGCTGCGCGAGCGGGACGTCCTCCTCCACCACCCGTACGACTCCTTCTCCACCTCCGTGCAGGCGTTCCTGGAGCAGGCGGCCGCCGATCCGGACGTCCTCGCGATCAAGCAGACGCTGTACCGCACCTCCGGCAAGTCGCCGATCGTCGACGCGCTCATAGACGCCGCCGAGTCCGGCAAGCAGGTGCTGGTGCTGGTCGAGATCAAGGCCCGCTTCGACGAGCACGCCAACATCAAGTGGGCGCGCAAGCTGGAGGAGGCCGGCTGCCACGTGGTCTACGGCCTGCTGGGCCTGAAGACCCACTGCAAGCTGTCGCTGGTGGTCCGCCAGGAGGGCGACACCCTCACCCGCTACTCGCACGTGGGCACCGGCAACTACCACCCCAAGACCGCCCGGCTGTACGAGGACCTGGGGCTGCTGACGGCGAACTCCCAGGTCGGCGCGGACCTCTCCGACCTCTTCAACCGGCTGAGCGGCTACTCCCGGCGGGAGAACTACCGGCGGCTGCTGGTCGCCCCCAAGTCGCTGCGCGACGGGCTGATCACCCGGATCAACAAGGAGATCACCCACCAGCGGGCGGGCCGCCCGGCCTACGTCAAGATCAAGGTCAACTCGATGGTCGACGAGGCCGTCGTCGACGCCCTCTACCGGGCCTCGCAGGCCGGGGTGACGGTCGATGTGTGGGTGCGCGGCATCTGCGCGCTGCGGCCGGGCGTCCCCGGGCTCTCGGAGAACATCCGGGTCCGCTCGGTCCTCGGACGCTTCCTGGAGCATTCGCGCGTATTCGCGTTCGGGAACGGCGGTGAGCCGGAGGTGTGGATCGGCAGCGCCGACATGATGCACCGCAACCTCGACCGCCGGATCGAGGCGCTGGTGCGGGTCACCGACCCCGGCCACCGCGCCGCCCTCAACCGCCTGCTGGAGACCGGGATGGCCGATTCCACCTCCTCCTGGCACCTGGGCCCGGACGGCGAGTGGACCCGGCGCGCCACGGACGCGGACGGCCAGCCGCTGCGCAACGTTCAGGAGATGCTCATCGACGCCCGGAGGCGACGGCGTGGTTCAACGACATGA
- a CDS encoding CHAD domain-containing protein — protein sequence MTGAADPAADPAADPARPGTDGVTDRAAEATTAPSAAPAPAAAAAAAGASGASAGPSGAPAWEAATAGEVLSAYLHAQAGDFLRSLRLHRESGSDVQEAAEAARLLRRAARRISGALYVYRPITDPAWSDELRTELAWLSGTLAREHAYAERLDRLRGALHRLSGAGGPSDRSPQGEGTAAETASPGERSSDTQPVNAAHAMSAARTTARGGVTVALDGVGGPSGTAGQIPRSTRASRRSVSLATGAPGGGAADPVGGQGARPGAADAGGGAEGVAGTTRDRDRDRDEGRAAGRRRGERGDKGGRGAKGEKGERSGRPGAAHQRAGAEEEARGGALTVGAARAGALLERQLTLARTRAHTAALEALGSSRFHAVADTVALLASDVPLDEANAARPAGQVLPPLAELANRRLAESVEALPLVRAGHPYNAEALVHGLAATPAADAPPASERQDAPWHQVRHLLRLRRYALEVLDQAWQQPDGASGPNGSGPGGSGPGGSGPGASGPGGSGPVDTELPLSVRLLAAGQALERHRDAAEAAAAAAAAARTPRIAPATAYALGVLHADQRHEVEAARFAFGRLWRRVSAARAS from the coding sequence ATGACGGGCGCCGCGGACCCGGCCGCCGACCCGGCCGCCGACCCGGCCCGCCCGGGGACCGACGGCGTGACGGACCGGGCGGCGGAGGCCACGACGGCACCTTCCGCGGCTCCGGCACCCGCGGCGGCTGCGGCGGCTGCGGGGGCTTCGGGGGCTTCGGCGGGGCCTTCGGGAGCGCCCGCGTGGGAGGCGGCGACGGCCGGGGAGGTGCTGTCGGCGTATCTGCACGCCCAGGCCGGGGACTTCCTGCGCAGCCTGCGGCTGCACCGCGAGAGCGGCTCCGACGTCCAGGAGGCGGCCGAGGCCGCCCGGCTGCTGCGCCGCGCCGCGCGGCGGATCAGCGGCGCGCTCTACGTCTACCGCCCGATCACCGACCCGGCCTGGTCCGATGAGCTGCGGACCGAGCTGGCCTGGCTGTCCGGCACACTGGCGCGGGAGCACGCCTACGCCGAGCGGCTGGACCGGCTGCGCGGCGCCCTGCACCGGCTCTCGGGCGCGGGCGGCCCCTCGGACCGCTCACCGCAGGGCGAGGGAACGGCCGCCGAGACCGCGAGCCCGGGTGAGCGGTCCTCGGACACACAGCCTGTGAACGCGGCGCACGCCATGAGCGCCGCGCGCACCACCGCGCGCGGCGGGGTCACGGTCGCGCTCGACGGCGTGGGCGGCCCCTCCGGTACGGCGGGCCAGATTCCCCGCTCCACCCGTGCCTCCCGCCGCAGCGTCTCCCTGGCCACCGGTGCGCCGGGAGGCGGGGCCGCGGACCCTGTCGGGGGGCAGGGTGCGCGGCCCGGTGCGGCCGACGCGGGCGGCGGCGCCGAGGGCGTGGCCGGAACGACCAGGGACCGGGATCGGGACCGGGACGAGGGCCGCGCGGCCGGACGGCGCCGCGGAGAGCGCGGCGACAAGGGCGGCCGGGGCGCCAAGGGCGAGAAGGGCGAGCGATCCGGCCGGCCGGGCGCGGCCCATCAGCGGGCCGGTGCCGAGGAGGAGGCCCGTGGCGGCGCGCTGACCGTGGGCGCGGCCCGCGCCGGAGCGCTGCTGGAGCGCCAGCTCACGCTGGCCCGGACCCGGGCCCACACCGCCGCCCTGGAGGCGCTCGGCTCCTCCCGCTTCCACGCGGTCGCCGACACCGTCGCCCTGCTCGCCTCCGACGTCCCGCTCGACGAGGCCAACGCCGCCCGCCCCGCCGGACAGGTGCTGCCGCCGCTCGCCGAGCTGGCGAACCGGCGGCTGGCCGAGTCGGTGGAGGCGCTGCCGCTGGTCCGCGCCGGGCATCCGTACAACGCGGAGGCGCTGGTCCACGGCCTGGCGGCGACCCCGGCGGCGGACGCCCCGCCCGCCAGCGAGCGCCAGGACGCCCCCTGGCACCAGGTGCGCCATCTGCTGCGGCTGCGGCGGTACGCGCTGGAGGTGCTCGACCAGGCGTGGCAGCAGCCGGACGGGGCGAGCGGGCCCAACGGCTCCGGTCCGGGCGGCTCCGGTCCGGGCGGCTCCGGTCCGGGCGCCTCAGGGCCCGGCGGCTCAGGTCCCGTGGACACCGAGCTGCCGCTGTCGGTGCGGCTGCTGGCCGCCGGGCAGGCGCTGGAGCGCCACCGCGACGCGGCCGAGGCGGCCGCCGCCGCGGCGGCCGCCGCCCGTACGCCCCGGATCGCCCCGGCGACGGCGTACGCGCTCGGGGTGCTCCACGCCGATCAGCGGCATGAGGTCGAGGCGGCCCGCTTCGCGTTCGGCCGGCTCTGGCGACGCGTGTCCGCCGCCAGAGCCTCCTGA
- a CDS encoding NUDIX hydrolase: MNRRNSRDDGLVGTDTGTDTGTDTGTDTGTDTGTVLAAGCVLWRRSPRGGGLEVALVHRPRYDDWSHPKGKLKHGEEALRGAVREVAEETGMGCAPGEALPTLHYVAKGRPKQVRYWAAEAVDHDETFVPNREVDRLVWLPPDAARRRLSYDHDRTLIDALLHTLRPS, translated from the coding sequence ATGAACCGGCGGAATTCCCGTGATGACGGGCTGGTCGGAACGGACACCGGGACGGATACCGGAACTGACACCGGAACTGACACCGGAACTGACACCGGGACGGTCCTGGCGGCGGGCTGTGTGCTGTGGCGCCGCTCCCCGCGCGGCGGCGGGCTCGAGGTCGCCCTCGTCCACCGCCCCCGCTACGACGACTGGTCCCATCCCAAGGGCAAGCTGAAGCACGGCGAGGAAGCGCTGCGCGGCGCGGTGCGCGAGGTCGCCGAGGAGACCGGTATGGGCTGCGCCCCGGGGGAGGCGCTGCCCACCCTCCACTACGTGGCCAAGGGCCGCCCCAAGCAGGTCCGCTACTGGGCGGCGGAGGCGGTCGACCACGACGAGACCTTCGTGCCCAACCGCGAGGTCGACCGCCTGGTCTGGCTGCCCCCGGACGCGGCCCGCCGCCGCCTCAGCTACGACCACGACCGCACCCTTATCGACGCCCTGCTGCACACCCTGCGGCCGTCCTGA
- a CDS encoding amino acid ABC transporter ATP-binding protein, translating to MVVAQRVRKRFGQLEVLRGIDLEVRRGEVVVLLGPSGSGKSTFLRCINHLEQIDAGSIHVEGRLIGFRRSGGRVHHLRPREVTRQRRDIGMVFQHFNLFPHQTVLENVIEAPVGVLGLSKAEARKTAMELLTRVGLAEKAASYPRQLSGGQQQRVAIARALAMRPKLMLFDEPTSALDPELVGEVLATMRDLARDGLTMLVVTHEIGFAKEVADRVVFMDGGQVLETGTPREVLDSPANPRTRAFLSRFL from the coding sequence ATGGTCGTGGCCCAGCGGGTCCGCAAGCGGTTCGGGCAGCTTGAGGTGTTGCGCGGGATCGACCTTGAGGTGCGCCGGGGCGAGGTCGTGGTGCTCCTGGGGCCGTCCGGTTCCGGTAAGTCGACCTTTCTGCGCTGCATCAACCACCTGGAGCAGATCGACGCGGGCTCCATCCACGTGGAGGGCAGGCTGATCGGCTTCCGGCGGTCCGGCGGACGCGTCCACCACCTGCGCCCGCGCGAGGTGACCCGGCAGCGGCGCGACATCGGCATGGTGTTCCAGCACTTCAACCTCTTCCCGCACCAGACGGTCCTGGAGAACGTCATCGAGGCCCCGGTCGGTGTGCTCGGCCTCTCCAAGGCCGAGGCGCGGAAGACGGCGATGGAGCTGCTGACCCGGGTGGGGCTGGCCGAAAAGGCGGCGTCGTATCCGCGCCAGCTGTCCGGCGGTCAGCAGCAGCGCGTGGCCATCGCCCGCGCCCTGGCCATGCGGCCGAAGCTGATGCTCTTCGACGAGCCGACCAGCGCCCTGGACCCCGAACTCGTCGGCGAGGTCCTGGCCACCATGCGCGACCTGGCCCGCGACGGCCTCACCATGCTCGTGGTGACGCATGAGATCGGGTTCGCGAAGGAGGTGGCGGACCGGGTCGTGTTCATGGACGGCGGCCAGGTGCTGGAGACCGGCACCCCGCGGGAGGTGCTGGACAGCCCGGCCAACCCCCGCACCCGGGCCTTCCTCTCGCGCTTCCTGTAG
- a CDS encoding amino acid ABC transporter permease, with protein MATTQPPATRDDPGKAELPPGAVPVVDVAGASQVRHPLRWLAVLLLAVLAAQLIHFLITNPHFEWGTVGAYFGAQIIGQGIATTVELTAIAMLIGIAGGVLVAVGRMSDNRVLSTVCGAYVWFFRGIPVLVQLVFWYNLSALLPRISFGVPFGPEFISGHTNTLITPWLAAILGLGLNEAAYMAEIVRGGLLGVDQGQTEAAAALGMGRARVLRRVVLPQAMRFIIPPTGSQVINMLKATSLVSVLALADLLYTVQSIYNRTFETIPLLIVACLWYLIMTSVLYVGQSFIERYYARGATRHAPQGFWNFALFRRRPDAPSPAADSPLAKEET; from the coding sequence ATGGCCACCACACAACCGCCGGCCACCCGGGACGACCCCGGGAAGGCCGAGCTCCCGCCCGGCGCCGTCCCCGTCGTGGACGTGGCCGGTGCGTCCCAAGTCCGCCACCCGCTGCGCTGGCTCGCGGTCCTGCTCCTCGCGGTCCTCGCCGCGCAGCTCATCCACTTCCTGATCACCAATCCCCACTTCGAATGGGGCACCGTCGGCGCCTACTTCGGGGCCCAGATCATCGGGCAGGGCATCGCCACCACGGTCGAGCTGACCGCGATCGCCATGCTCATCGGCATCGCCGGCGGGGTGCTCGTCGCGGTGGGGCGGATGTCGGACAACCGCGTGCTCAGCACGGTCTGCGGCGCCTACGTCTGGTTCTTCCGCGGCATCCCGGTCCTGGTGCAGCTGGTCTTCTGGTACAACCTCTCGGCGCTGCTGCCGAGGATCTCCTTCGGGGTGCCGTTCGGCCCCGAGTTCATCAGCGGGCACACCAACACGCTCATCACCCCCTGGCTCGCCGCCATCCTCGGCCTCGGTCTCAACGAGGCCGCGTACATGGCCGAGATCGTGCGCGGCGGTCTGCTGGGTGTCGACCAGGGCCAGACGGAGGCCGCCGCCGCACTCGGCATGGGCCGCGCGAGGGTCCTGCGGCGGGTCGTCCTCCCGCAGGCCATGCGCTTCATCATCCCGCCGACCGGCAGCCAGGTCATCAACATGCTGAAGGCGACCTCGCTGGTGAGCGTGCTCGCCCTGGCCGACCTGCTCTACACCGTCCAGTCGATCTACAACCGCACCTTCGAGACCATCCCGCTGCTGATCGTGGCGTGCCTGTGGTACCTGATCATGACGTCCGTGCTGTACGTCGGCCAGTCGTTCATCGAGCGGTACTACGCCCGCGGGGCGACCCGCCACGCCCCTCAGGGGTTCTGGAACTTCGCGCTCTTCCGCCGACGCCCGGACGCCCCGTCCCCGGCGGCGGACAGCCCCCTCGCCAAGGAGGAGACATGA
- a CDS encoding ABC transporter substrate-binding protein, translated as MRRPLATAATALSCCLALAACGANPPQAEGATGSSGDSEAVSAKLSENKALHARLPAKNRTSGTLVSVNNGSFPPYEIAGSDGHSLTGASADLAGALGQVLGVKIRHVTTDGLPSQLTGIKAGRYDFALGPVGDFKDRQGANDFVDWVREFVVFAVPKGNPHHIDSLADTCGQRIAVMAGGSAEGVIKKQALTCEKDGKKAVKVQSYKDQPGSILAVRSGRADAFFSSQAPLTYFVAQAKDQLELTGTGKGNGFGDLYQGAVVAKGSPLRDVLLKALRTLIDNGTYGKIMKKWGLSANTLDKPGVNLGGES; from the coding sequence ATGAGACGTCCCCTGGCCACCGCGGCCACCGCCCTGTCCTGCTGTCTCGCCCTGGCCGCCTGCGGGGCCAACCCGCCCCAGGCGGAGGGCGCCACCGGCTCCTCCGGCGACTCCGAGGCGGTATCGGCCAAGCTCTCCGAGAACAAGGCGCTGCACGCGCGGCTACCCGCGAAGAACCGCACGTCCGGCACGCTGGTGTCGGTCAACAACGGTTCCTTCCCGCCCTACGAGATCGCCGGTTCGGACGGCCACAGCCTCACCGGGGCCTCCGCCGACCTCGCCGGGGCACTCGGGCAGGTCCTCGGTGTGAAGATCCGGCATGTGACCACGGACGGGCTGCCCAGCCAGCTCACCGGCATCAAGGCGGGCCGCTACGACTTCGCCCTCGGCCCCGTCGGCGACTTCAAGGACCGGCAGGGCGCGAACGACTTCGTCGACTGGGTGCGGGAGTTCGTCGTCTTCGCCGTGCCCAAGGGCAATCCGCACCACATCGACTCCCTGGCCGACACCTGCGGACAGCGGATCGCGGTGATGGCGGGCGGCTCCGCCGAGGGCGTCATCAAGAAGCAGGCGCTCACCTGCGAGAAGGACGGCAAGAAGGCCGTGAAGGTCCAGTCGTACAAGGACCAGCCCGGCTCCATCCTGGCGGTGCGCTCCGGCCGCGCGGACGCCTTCTTCTCCTCCCAGGCGCCGCTGACCTACTTCGTGGCGCAGGCCAAGGACCAGCTCGAACTGACCGGCACCGGCAAGGGCAACGGCTTCGGCGACCTCTACCAGGGCGCGGTCGTCGCCAAGGGCTCCCCGCTGCGCGACGTGCTCCTCAAGGCGCTCCGGACCCTCATTGACAACGGCACCTACGGAAAGATCATGAAGAAGTGGGGCCTGTCCGCCAACACCCTCGACAAGCCGGGCGTCAACCTCGGCGGCGAATCCTGA
- a CDS encoding deaminated glutathione amidase, protein MRIAVGQFAASPDWKDNLVACQELTAEAVRGGADLLVLPEGVLARFTEDRHRIREVAQPLDGPFVTELLAATAGSATTVVVGIHEPSEDGRVFNTLVALRDGELIARYRKIHLYDAFGDLESANVRPADEPPVVIDVAGTKVGLMTCYDVRFPELARLLVDAGAEVLALPAAWVRGPAKERHWEVMVTARALENTCWVAASGECGPRNIGNSLVVDPLGTVRSRLAAAPGLAWADAAPDATAAARRTLPVLANRRFAVDPTVIPLGAPQ, encoded by the coding sequence ATGCGCATCGCCGTAGGACAGTTCGCCGCCTCCCCCGACTGGAAGGACAACCTGGTCGCCTGCCAGGAGCTCACCGCCGAGGCGGTGCGGGGCGGCGCGGATTTGCTCGTCCTCCCCGAGGGCGTGCTGGCCCGCTTCACCGAGGACCGCCACCGCATCCGCGAGGTGGCCCAGCCCCTCGACGGCCCCTTCGTCACCGAGTTGCTCGCCGCCACCGCCGGGTCCGCCACCACCGTGGTGGTCGGCATCCATGAGCCGTCCGAGGACGGCCGGGTGTTCAACACCCTGGTGGCGCTGCGCGACGGTGAGTTGATCGCCCGCTATCGCAAGATCCATCTCTATGACGCCTTCGGCGACCTGGAGTCGGCCAACGTCCGCCCGGCGGACGAGCCGCCCGTCGTCATCGATGTGGCGGGCACCAAGGTGGGCCTGATGACCTGCTACGACGTCCGCTTCCCCGAGCTGGCCCGGCTGTTGGTGGACGCCGGTGCCGAGGTGCTGGCCCTGCCCGCGGCGTGGGTGCGCGGCCCGGCCAAGGAACGGCACTGGGAGGTCATGGTCACCGCACGGGCCCTGGAGAACACCTGCTGGGTGGCGGCGAGCGGCGAATGCGGTCCGCGCAACATCGGCAACAGCCTCGTCGTCGACCCCCTCGGCACCGTCCGCTCCCGCCTCGCCGCCGCCCCCGGGCTGGCCTGGGCGGACGCCGCTCCCGACGCGACCGCCGCGGCCCGTCGCACCCTTCCCGTCCTGGCCAACCGCCGGTTCGCCGTCGACCCCACCGTCATACCCCTCGGAGCGCCCCAGTGA
- a CDS encoding aminotransferase class I/II-fold pyridoxal phosphate-dependent enzyme has protein sequence MQENTADPAATRPGVPAFTPPGERPGAPASVAGLAARIPDTSARGIAAAMTDLIRAGELAPGSALPTVRALAAGLGVSPGTVAEAWAVLRKHRMIATLGRRGSVVSGPPTVPHPTRYERVGDFGDHLALDLAVAAPDPALLPPLENALLAGARTPRLNDYARTAITDGLLAAVRDTWPYRPDAWMAVGGGYEGVQLLCQALLVPGDRVAVEDPTAARLLDILEALDAQAVPVACDDQGPLPGSLARALEARPALFLHQSRAQVPCGWSLGPERSAELAGVLEGAPNVVIVEDDGLGPLATGPAAVLGAHLPHRTALVRSYSKAYGPDLRIAVVGGPREMIERARVLRTFGTGWTSRILQDALAHLLTDEGAGRGVREAARRYDARRSALAERLAERGVHTANRDGLMLWVPVVDETSALVTLAARGITVSPGSRFCVSYARPHVRVATSRLTRDGAPLDEIAELIALAASSSAGRME, from the coding sequence ATGCAGGAGAACACCGCGGATCCGGCCGCCACGCGGCCGGGCGTCCCGGCCTTCACGCCGCCGGGGGAGCGGCCGGGCGCCCCGGCCTCCGTGGCCGGGCTGGCCGCCCGTATCCCGGACACCAGCGCACGCGGTATCGCGGCCGCCATGACCGACCTCATCCGGGCCGGGGAGCTGGCACCGGGCAGTGCGCTGCCCACCGTGCGCGCGCTCGCCGCCGGGCTGGGGGTGAGTCCCGGCACCGTGGCGGAGGCATGGGCGGTGCTGCGCAAGCACCGGATGATCGCCACACTCGGCCGCCGCGGCAGCGTCGTCAGCGGTCCGCCGACCGTTCCGCACCCCACCCGCTACGAACGCGTCGGGGACTTCGGCGACCATCTCGCACTGGACCTCGCCGTCGCGGCCCCCGACCCCGCCCTGCTGCCCCCGCTGGAGAACGCCCTGCTCGCGGGGGCCCGGACCCCGCGGCTCAACGACTACGCGCGCACGGCCATCACCGACGGCCTGCTGGCGGCGGTACGGGACACCTGGCCCTACCGGCCGGACGCCTGGATGGCGGTGGGCGGTGGCTACGAGGGGGTGCAACTGCTCTGCCAGGCCCTGCTGGTGCCGGGGGACCGGGTGGCCGTGGAAGATCCGACGGCGGCGCGGCTGCTGGACATCCTGGAGGCGCTGGACGCCCAGGCCGTGCCCGTGGCCTGCGACGACCAGGGCCCCCTTCCCGGCTCGCTGGCCCGGGCGCTCGAGGCGCGCCCGGCGCTGTTCCTGCACCAGTCCAGGGCGCAGGTGCCCTGCGGCTGGTCGCTCGGCCCGGAACGCTCCGCCGAACTGGCCGGGGTGCTGGAGGGCGCGCCGAACGTCGTCATCGTCGAGGACGACGGCCTCGGCCCCCTGGCCACCGGCCCGGCCGCCGTCCTCGGCGCCCATCTGCCGCACCGGACGGCCCTGGTCCGCTCGTACTCCAAGGCATACGGCCCGGATCTGCGGATCGCCGTGGTCGGAGGCCCGCGGGAGATGATCGAACGGGCGCGGGTGCTGCGCACCTTCGGCACGGGATGGACCAGCCGCATCCTTCAGGACGCCCTGGCCCATCTGCTCACCGACGAGGGGGCCGGCCGGGGTGTGCGCGAGGCCGCCCGGCGCTATGACGCCCGGCGGTCGGCGCTGGCCGAACGGCTGGCCGAGCGTGGTGTGCACACCGCCAACCGGGACGGTCTGATGCTGTGGGTGCCGGTGGTGGACGAGACCTCCGCACTGGTCACCCTGGCCGCCCGGGGTATCACTGTTTCGCCGGGCAGCCGGTTCTGCGTCTCCTACGCGCGTCCCCATGTGAGGGTCGCCACCAGCAGGCTGACCCGGGACGGGGCGCCGCTCGACGAGATCGCCGAGCTGATCGCACTCGCCGCCTCCTCCTCCGCCGGCCGGATGGAATGA
- a CDS encoding aldo/keto reductase: MKRRILGGTGISVSEYALGAMMFGALGNADHDDSVRIIHRALDAGINFVDTADTYSGGESEEIVGKALKGRRDDIVLATKAHFPMGDDPNHGGNSRRWITQEVENSLRRLGTDHIDLYQIHRPDPTTDVDETLSVLSDLVRAGKVRAVGSSTFPAEQIVEAQWVSERRGHVRFRSEQPPYSILARGVEAAVLPTARKYGMGVLSWGPLSAGWLTGRYSKASDIDLSGGRAAVERHKFDPSLPDNARKLEAVGALAELASDAGLSLPHMAIAFVRAHPAITSVIIGPRTMEHLEDLLAGSEVELSEDVLDRIDEIVPPGTDLNRADNYYVPPALADKSLRRR, from the coding sequence ATGAAGCGCAGGATCCTGGGCGGAACCGGCATCTCGGTGAGCGAGTACGCCCTGGGCGCGATGATGTTCGGCGCCCTGGGCAACGCCGATCACGACGACTCGGTACGGATCATCCACCGCGCCCTCGACGCGGGCATCAACTTCGTCGACACCGCCGACACCTACTCCGGGGGCGAGTCCGAGGAGATCGTCGGCAAGGCACTCAAGGGCCGCCGCGACGACATCGTCCTCGCGACCAAGGCCCATTTCCCGATGGGCGACGACCCCAACCACGGCGGCAACTCACGGCGCTGGATCACCCAGGAGGTGGAGAACAGCCTGCGCCGTCTGGGCACGGACCACATCGACCTCTACCAGATCCACCGGCCGGACCCGACGACGGACGTCGACGAGACGCTGTCGGTCCTGTCCGACCTGGTCAGGGCGGGCAAGGTGCGCGCCGTCGGCTCGTCCACCTTCCCGGCGGAGCAGATCGTGGAGGCCCAGTGGGTCTCCGAGCGGCGCGGGCACGTACGGTTCCGCAGCGAGCAGCCGCCGTACTCGATCCTGGCGCGCGGCGTGGAGGCGGCGGTGCTGCCGACCGCGCGGAAGTACGGGATGGGCGTGCTGAGCTGGGGCCCGCTCTCGGCGGGCTGGCTCACGGGCCGCTACTCCAAGGCGTCCGACATCGATCTGTCGGGCGGCCGGGCGGCCGTGGAGAGGCACAAGTTCGACCCGTCGCTGCCCGACAACGCGCGCAAGCTGGAGGCGGTCGGCGCGCTGGCCGAGCTGGCCTCCGACGCCGGGCTCTCGCTGCCGCACATGGCCATCGCCTTCGTACGGGCGCATCCGGCCATCACCTCGGTGATCATCGGCCCGCGCACCATGGAGCACCTGGAGGATCTGCTCGCCGGGTCCGAGGTGGAGCTGAGCGAGGACGTCCTGGACCGGATCGACGAGATCGTCCCGCCGGGCACCGACCTCAACCGGGCGGACAACTACTACGTGCCGCCGGCGCTCGCGGACAAGAGCCTGCGCCGCCGCTGA